In Euzebyales bacterium, the following are encoded in one genomic region:
- a CDS encoding mechanosensitive ion channel family protein, which yields MTLSATQVADAATEAASEAVDAADAVTDVADEARTFGSMVLDQLPVIATALLVGLVAMLGALALARLVERALSRTRADHVAVVLLSRLVRLAGLIGAALLTLSIAGVEVGSVLAGLAVIGVAVGLAVQGILENFIAGVILLVRKPFSAGDQIRSAEFEGTVESLDLRVTHLIDYDGETILIPNRDVYNNPLVNLTRRGKRRTVVMVGVDYRDDHDEARAIILDAVRAVDGVLDHPEPEVLLTELGESSVNFEVRYWTRPDIRSVRRTQDRVLAAAKRAIQDAGLTIPWPIRTLVPDGTFHTTRRETP from the coding sequence ATGACCCTGTCGGCCACCCAGGTCGCGGACGCCGCCACCGAGGCGGCCAGCGAGGCCGTCGACGCGGCCGACGCCGTCACCGACGTCGCGGACGAGGCGCGCACGTTCGGGTCGATGGTGCTCGACCAGTTGCCGGTCATCGCGACCGCGCTCCTCGTGGGGCTGGTCGCCATGCTCGGTGCGCTGGCGCTCGCGCGGCTGGTGGAACGCGCGCTGTCCCGCACGCGGGCCGACCACGTGGCCGTCGTGCTGCTGTCGCGGCTGGTGCGTCTGGCGGGTCTGATCGGCGCGGCGCTGCTGACCCTGTCGATCGCCGGCGTCGAGGTCGGCTCGGTGCTGGCCGGTCTCGCCGTCATCGGTGTCGCCGTCGGTCTGGCGGTGCAGGGCATCCTCGAGAACTTCATCGCCGGGGTCATCCTGCTGGTGCGCAAGCCGTTCTCCGCCGGCGACCAGATCCGGTCCGCGGAGTTCGAGGGCACGGTCGAGTCGCTCGACCTGCGGGTCACCCATCTCATCGACTACGACGGGGAGACGATCCTCATCCCGAACCGGGACGTCTACAACAACCCGCTGGTCAACCTGACCCGTCGGGGCAAGCGACGGACCGTCGTGATGGTCGGTGTCGACTATCGTGACGATCACGACGAGGCGCGCGCGATCATCCTGGACGCGGTCCGTGCCGTCGACGGGGTCCTCGACCATCCGGAGCCTGAGGTGCTGCTCACCGAGCTGGGAGAATCCAGCGTCAACTTCGAGGTCCGCTACTGGACGCGGCCCGACATCCGCAGCGTGCGCCGGACCCAGGATCGCGTGCTCGCGGCCGCCAAGCGAGCGATCCAGGACGCCGGCCTCACCATCCCGTGGCCGATCCGGACACTGGTGCCGGACGGCACGTTCCACACGACGCGCCGGGAGACGCCGTGA
- the pheA gene encoding prephenate dehydratase produces MTTSSGSTVRRIAYLGPDGSFASEAARRASHRPASLQPMPTVVDVIDAVRVGSCDWGVVPMENSVEGSVNVTLDELAFGDPGVFIRAEITMPVTMNLLGSPEADLSTITVVRSHSHALAQARGWLAAQLPNARQEAVTSTAEAARQVGADPSVAAIGTTAAAGRFGLSIIAADIGDHIDTTTRFVVLASGFASATGADKTSLVVFFGHDRPGQLLSVLHEFAMRGINLTKIESRPTKKQLGEYCIFVDCAGHVSEPRVGEALRGVHRHVAELRVLGSYPRAVGRADVPTSTDSAAAYAESDDWYAGILQHTDRG; encoded by the coding sequence ATGACCACGAGCAGCGGCAGCACGGTGCGACGCATCGCCTACCTCGGTCCCGACGGCAGCTTCGCGTCGGAGGCGGCGCGGCGCGCGAGCCACCGGCCTGCGTCGCTGCAGCCGATGCCGACGGTCGTCGACGTCATCGACGCGGTCCGCGTCGGTTCCTGCGACTGGGGCGTCGTCCCGATGGAGAACTCCGTCGAGGGATCGGTCAACGTCACGCTCGACGAGCTCGCCTTCGGCGACCCCGGGGTGTTCATCCGGGCCGAGATCACGATGCCGGTGACGATGAACCTGCTGGGCAGTCCCGAGGCCGATCTGTCGACCATCACCGTGGTGCGCAGCCACTCGCACGCCCTCGCGCAGGCCCGGGGGTGGCTGGCCGCCCAGTTGCCGAACGCCCGGCAGGAGGCGGTGACGTCCACGGCGGAGGCGGCACGGCAGGTCGGTGCCGACCCGTCGGTGGCGGCGATCGGGACCACGGCGGCCGCGGGCCGCTTCGGGCTGTCGATCATCGCCGCCGACATCGGTGACCACATCGACACCACCACACGGTTCGTCGTGCTGGCGAGCGGGTTCGCCAGCGCGACCGGCGCCGACAAGACCTCGCTCGTCGTGTTCTTCGGCCATGACCGTCCGGGCCAGCTGCTCTCGGTGCTGCACGAGTTCGCGATGCGCGGCATCAACCTCACCAAGATCGAGTCGCGGCCGACCAAGAAGCAGCTCGGCGAGTACTGCATCTTCGTCGACTGCGCAGGCCACGTGTCCGAGCCCCGCGTCGGCGAGGCGCTCAGGGGCGTGCACCGCCACGTCGCCGAGCTGCGCGTGCTGGGGTCGTACCCCCGTGCGGTCGGTCGGGCAGACGTACCGACGTCCACCGACAGCGCAGCGGCCTACGCCGAGTCCGACGACTGGTACGCCGGGATCCTGCAGCACACCGACCGCGGATGA
- a CDS encoding DUF4446 family protein, with product MLSGPLDVALLAVIAVIAALALAVAISAVRLQRRIRRTLRVGAGASGNELLLALRNHDDDLDELDAAVVDLRARVARVEQSIELCTNRVAMVHYDAFPDMGGKLSFSVAMLDEQGDGIVLSVINGRTETRAWGKRVVGGESRQRLSAEESDVLRRASTLDRARADEQPVGDG from the coding sequence ATGTTGAGCGGGCCCCTGGATGTCGCACTGCTGGCCGTCATCGCGGTGATCGCCGCGCTGGCGCTCGCCGTCGCGATCTCAGCGGTGCGGTTGCAGCGGCGCATCAGACGCACGCTGCGCGTCGGCGCCGGCGCGTCGGGCAATGAACTGCTGCTGGCGCTGCGCAACCACGACGACGACCTCGACGAGCTCGACGCCGCGGTGGTCGACCTGCGCGCGCGCGTCGCCCGCGTGGAGCAGAGCATCGAACTGTGCACCAACCGTGTCGCCATGGTCCACTACGACGCGTTCCCCGACATGGGCGGCAAGCTATCGTTCTCGGTCGCGATGCTCGATGAGCAGGGAGATGGCATCGTGCTGTCAGTGATCAACGGCCGCACCGAGACGCGCGCGTGGGGCAAGCGCGTGGTGGGCGGCGAGAGCCGCCAGCGGCTGTCGGCGGAGGAGTCCGATGTGCTGCGCCGCGCCAGCACCCTGGACCGGGCACGCGCCGACGAGCAACCTGTGGGTGACGGATGA
- a CDS encoding nitroreductase family deazaflavin-dependent oxidoreductase, whose protein sequence is MDDIRTWLRAAADEAYAYVTTTGRVTGEPHEIEIWFAADGATVYFLSGGRDRADWVRNLRRDARVTVRIADHTVAGTARVVSADDPEDGVARQLVWRRYTTAERDLTHWRDTALPIAVDLDARQRGAATS, encoded by the coding sequence ATGGACGACATCCGGACATGGCTGCGGGCGGCGGCGGACGAGGCGTACGCCTACGTGACGACGACCGGCCGCGTCACGGGTGAGCCGCACGAGATCGAGATCTGGTTCGCCGCGGACGGTGCCACCGTGTACTTCCTGTCCGGTGGGCGCGATCGTGCCGACTGGGTGCGCAACCTGCGACGTGACGCGCGGGTGACGGTCAGGATCGCCGATCACACCGTGGCCGGCACCGCGCGCGTGGTCTCCGCCGACGATCCCGAGGACGGCGTCGCCCGCCAGTTGGTGTGGCGGCGCTACACAACGGCCGAACGCGACCTCACCCACTGGCGTGACACCGCACTGCCGATCGCCGTCGATCTCGATGCACGACAACGCGGAGCAGCGACGTCGTAG
- the ppk1 gene encoding polyphosphate kinase 1: MTESASPVGLGSARYLNRELSTMSFNARVLAVAADKRRPLLERAKFLAIFATNNDEFFQKRVGSLLEQAKTGAETVSPDQIPPAHQLAAVRTYAQELADEQSALFNDEIAPGLAAGGLELCAWDDLDDDELDYVTAYFEAQVFPVLTPLAIDPGHPFPHISSLSLNLAVVLHDPDRGRRQLARVKVPSLLDRFVRLPSGTRFIPIELVIANKLDTLFSGIEVLEWHQFRVTRNADLAIREDEAEDLLETIEDHLLERRFGRAVRLERRPSMPEWLSDRLLRELDLGAAAETVVDAPLDMSALWELYGAGPQELRDPSWEPRMPARLAQLDSAPDALFAEIGRGDIFVQHPYDSFDASVQRFIVDASRDPAVLAIKVSIYRTTEQESPIVEALIRAAEAEKQAVAMVELKARFDEEANISRARSLEDAGVHVAYGLIGLKTHSKIALVVREEDGVLRRYAHIGTGNYNPSTARIYEDIGILTCEPSVGRDLSHLFNSLTGYSRHDDYDTLLVAPRSLRPRLAEFVQREIDADDGHIVVKVNNLVDTDLIDAFYDASEAGTPVDLIVRSICSLRPGVPGLSDTISVRSIVGDFLEHSRIFRFGSAERGYDYLIGSADLMPRNLDRRIEAVLPVTDEHARGRLQEILDVVLADDQLAWELDGTDGTWHRVEERDGIHTHEKLRELAIERTRG; encoded by the coding sequence ATGACCGAGTCCGCCTCGCCCGTGGGGCTCGGAAGTGCGCGGTACCTCAACCGCGAGCTGTCGACCATGTCGTTCAACGCCCGCGTGCTGGCCGTCGCTGCGGACAAGCGTCGCCCACTGCTCGAACGCGCCAAGTTCCTCGCGATCTTCGCGACCAACAACGACGAGTTCTTCCAGAAGCGTGTCGGCAGCCTGCTCGAGCAGGCCAAGACCGGCGCGGAGACGGTGTCGCCCGACCAGATCCCGCCCGCGCACCAGCTCGCCGCCGTGCGCACCTATGCCCAGGAGCTGGCCGACGAGCAGTCGGCGCTGTTCAACGACGAGATCGCACCGGGACTCGCGGCGGGTGGGCTCGAGCTGTGCGCCTGGGACGACCTGGACGACGACGAGCTGGACTACGTCACCGCGTACTTCGAGGCGCAGGTGTTCCCGGTCCTGACACCACTGGCGATCGACCCCGGTCACCCCTTCCCCCACATCTCGAGCCTGTCGCTCAACCTGGCCGTCGTGCTGCACGACCCGGACCGTGGGCGACGCCAGCTCGCCCGCGTCAAGGTGCCGTCGCTGCTCGACCGCTTCGTCCGCCTGCCCAGCGGGACGCGCTTCATCCCGATCGAACTCGTGATCGCCAACAAGCTCGACACCCTGTTCTCCGGCATCGAGGTGCTCGAGTGGCACCAGTTCCGCGTGACCCGCAACGCCGATCTGGCGATCCGCGAGGACGAGGCGGAGGATCTGCTCGAGACGATCGAGGACCATCTGCTGGAACGGCGGTTCGGACGCGCCGTGCGCCTGGAGCGCCGCCCGTCGATGCCCGAGTGGCTGTCGGACCGGCTGCTGCGGGAGCTGGACCTCGGCGCGGCCGCCGAGACCGTCGTGGACGCACCGCTGGACATGTCCGCGTTGTGGGAGCTGTACGGCGCCGGCCCCCAGGAGCTGCGGGATCCGTCGTGGGAGCCGCGCATGCCGGCGCGCCTGGCGCAGCTCGACAGCGCACCGGACGCGCTCTTCGCCGAGATCGGGCGGGGCGACATCTTCGTCCAGCACCCGTACGACAGCTTCGACGCGTCGGTGCAGAGGTTCATCGTCGACGCGTCCCGGGACCCCGCCGTCCTGGCGATCAAGGTGTCTATCTACCGCACGACCGAGCAGGAGAGCCCGATCGTCGAGGCGCTGATCCGCGCGGCGGAGGCCGAGAAGCAGGCCGTCGCGATGGTGGAGCTCAAGGCGCGGTTCGACGAGGAGGCCAACATCTCCAGAGCCCGAAGCCTGGAGGATGCGGGCGTTCACGTCGCGTACGGGCTGATCGGGCTGAAGACGCACTCGAAGATCGCGCTGGTGGTGCGCGAGGAGGACGGCGTGCTGCGCCGGTACGCCCACATCGGGACCGGCAACTACAACCCCAGCACCGCCAGGATCTACGAGGACATCGGCATCCTCACGTGTGAGCCGAGCGTCGGCCGGGATCTGTCGCACCTGTTCAACTCGCTCACCGGCTACAGCCGGCACGACGACTACGACACGCTGCTGGTGGCACCCCGGTCCCTGCGCCCACGGCTGGCCGAGTTCGTCCAGCGCGAGATCGACGCCGACGACGGACACATCGTCGTGAAGGTCAACAACCTCGTCGACACCGATCTGATCGACGCGTTCTACGACGCGTCCGAAGCCGGCACGCCCGTCGATCTGATCGTGCGCAGCATCTGCAGCCTGCGTCCCGGCGTACCAGGGCTCAGCGACACGATCTCCGTGCGTTCGATCGTGGGGGACTTCCTCGAGCACTCGAGGATCTTCCGCTTCGGGTCCGCCGAGCGTGGCTACGACTATCTGATCGGATCGGCCGATCTCATGCCCCGCAACCTCGACCGCCGGATCGAGGCGGTGCTGCCGGTCACCGACGAGCACGCCCGCGGGCGACTGCAGGAGATCCTCGACGTCGTGCTGGCCGACGATCAGCTCGCCTGGGAGCTCGACGGAACCGACGGCACGTGGCACCGCGTCGAGGAGCGCGACGGCATCCACACGCACGAGAAGCTTCGCGAGCTGGCGATCGAGCGCACCCGGGGTTGA
- a CDS encoding DUF4191 domain-containing protein, protein MASRFRDRVGDRLRQIRLAFTQTRAHDDRLVPYMVAAAIAGMVLPLAVLTWLGSPVLGVIAGLAMAAPSAMIVLGVRGQNAAIAQIEGQPGAALAVLQQLRGTWKVTPAVAFSGKQDLVHRVVGRPGVILVGEGRRSRVRALLRQEARKTARISGDIPVHEVSVGHADDQVELGGLRMHVMKLPRAMKAKEIGPLDRRLHALGGSDLPLPKGPLPNVRRPR, encoded by the coding sequence ATGGCTTCCCGATTTCGTGACCGAGTAGGCGACCGCCTACGACAAATTCGGCTCGCGTTCACCCAGACGCGGGCACACGACGACCGACTGGTGCCGTACATGGTGGCAGCGGCCATCGCAGGCATGGTGCTGCCGCTGGCTGTCCTGACGTGGCTCGGCTCGCCGGTGCTCGGCGTGATCGCCGGACTGGCGATGGCCGCGCCGAGCGCGATGATCGTGCTGGGCGTCCGCGGCCAGAACGCCGCCATCGCGCAGATCGAGGGCCAGCCCGGTGCCGCGCTCGCCGTGCTCCAGCAGCTCAGGGGGACGTGGAAGGTCACGCCCGCAGTGGCCTTCAGCGGCAAGCAGGACCTGGTGCACCGCGTGGTCGGTCGCCCGGGTGTGATCCTCGTCGGGGAGGGTCGGCGATCCCGGGTACGGGCGCTGCTGCGCCAGGAAGCGCGCAAGACCGCACGCATCAGTGGCGACATCCCCGTGCACGAGGTCAGCGTCGGCCATGCTGACGACCAGGTGGAGCTCGGCGGCCTGCGCATGCACGTGATGAAGCTGCCGCGGGCGATGAAGGCCAAGGAGATCGGCCCGCTCGACCGCCGGCTGCACGCGCTGGGCGGTTCCGACCTGCCCCTGCCGAAGGGTCCGCTGCCCAACGTGCGGCGGCCGCGGTAG
- a CDS encoding DUF3662 and FHA domain-containing protein, whose protein sequence is MSVLRDFERRLEGAVEGFFARAFRSGLQPVELAKAIQRYAGNYQNVGVDGVFVPNVYRFELSPSDHERFREFGESLANELSDVLVRTAAERGWQLRGPARIELAIDDHVPVGTYELRGKVEAGRQDGPSRRTGGPRNLAPERHGAVLELVDQAGQEIPISDQAVIGRMPGCDVQLDDPSVSRRHARISRGDQGWLIEDLGSTNGIMVNGTTVDREYLAGGEDLELGNVRLRFVAGR, encoded by the coding sequence ATGAGTGTCCTGCGGGATTTTGAACGACGCCTTGAAGGAGCTGTCGAAGGCTTCTTCGCACGAGCGTTCCGGTCCGGGCTGCAGCCTGTGGAGCTCGCCAAGGCGATACAGCGCTACGCGGGGAACTACCAGAACGTCGGGGTCGACGGCGTGTTCGTACCCAACGTCTACCGCTTCGAGCTGAGCCCTTCCGATCACGAGCGGTTCCGGGAGTTCGGTGAGTCGCTGGCCAATGAGCTGAGCGACGTGCTGGTGCGCACGGCCGCCGAGCGCGGCTGGCAGCTGCGTGGGCCCGCGCGCATCGAACTGGCCATCGACGACCACGTCCCTGTGGGCACGTACGAGCTTCGCGGCAAGGTCGAGGCGGGCCGACAGGACGGTCCGTCGCGCCGGACCGGCGGTCCGCGTAACCTCGCGCCGGAGCGGCACGGCGCCGTCCTCGAGCTCGTGGATCAGGCCGGCCAGGAGATCCCGATCTCGGACCAGGCGGTCATCGGCCGCATGCCCGGCTGTGACGTCCAACTCGACGACCCCTCGGTGTCACGGCGCCATGCGCGGATCAGCCGCGGTGACCAGGGGTGGCTCATCGAGGATCTCGGCTCGACCAACGGAATCATGGTCAACGGCACCACCGTCGACCGCGAGTACCTCGCGGGCGGCGAGGACCTCGAGCTCGGCAACGTCAGGTTGCGGTTCGTCGCAGGCCGCTAG
- a CDS encoding FHA domain-containing protein encodes MPPIILWLLQGFFLLLLYIFLWRAVRAIVRDLRTPGPAPRPAPGQLVVHIPDGRPRIIDLEQDAILFGRSPSSTVRLEDPYVSDDHARIYQADGSWMVADCKSTNGTFLNRVKVTTPTQIAAGDQLGIGKTIVEVRK; translated from the coding sequence ATGCCACCCATCATTCTGTGGTTGCTGCAGGGGTTCTTCCTGCTGTTGCTCTACATCTTCTTGTGGCGCGCGGTCCGCGCCATCGTCCGCGATCTGCGGACGCCCGGACCGGCACCACGGCCGGCACCCGGCCAATTGGTCGTGCACATCCCGGACGGTCGGCCACGCATCATCGACCTGGAGCAGGACGCCATCCTCTTCGGCCGGTCGCCATCTAGTACAGTGCGGCTCGAGGATCCGTACGTCAGTGACGACCACGCGCGCATCTATCAGGCGGACGGCAGCTGGATGGTCGCCGACTGCAAGTCGACCAACGGTACGTTCCTCAACCGGGTGAAGGTGACCACGCCGACACAGATCGCGGCCGGCGATCAGCTCGGGATCGGGAAGACGATCGTCGAGGTCAGGAAGTGA